One Pseudorhodoplanes sinuspersici DNA segment encodes these proteins:
- a CDS encoding ABC transporter permease subunit, protein MTRAFRLIVIGLFAVAIAAVPLLFDGFIVTLLNYIGIYTLITLGLVLLTGCGGITSFGQAAFVGIGAYATAYLTTAIGWSPWIGLLVAIALTSFVALALGYITLHLGGHYLPLTTIAWGVAIYLSFGNFQFLGAHGGIGDIPPVSLFGYAFDEPQKLYYIIWAFCGVALIAAANLLRSRQGRAIRALRGGKGMSESLGIDVFWVRLCVFVIAAALAGVSGWLYAHMTRFVSPAPFDLKAGIEYLLMAVLGGAGTISGALVGAAAVALAKNWLQDLLPHITSNSANLEIVVFGCLFILLLHKSRSGIVPLVRQYLPFKTDMTAPPAKGSGVSLPEIAPPGRGSVLLNVDGMTKRFGGLVAVDNVSFEVKAGTITALIGPNGAGKSTSFNLITGALKLTAGHVTFAGRDLSGVKPHEVVSLGMARTFQHVKLRPTMTLLENVMLGCYQRTRSGFIAGALKLDGVEERAVYNEAMRELERVGLADKAHDLAGNLALGQQRVLEVARALAAGPLLIMLDEPAAGLRSLEKKALAELLRGLRADGKSILLVEHDMDFVMSLADRVVVLDFGKKLAEGAPAEIQANPAVQEAYLGSIE, encoded by the coding sequence GTGACACGTGCATTTCGTCTCATTGTCATTGGCTTGTTTGCAGTCGCCATTGCTGCCGTTCCGTTGCTGTTTGATGGGTTCATTGTCACACTTCTGAATTATATCGGGATCTATACGCTGATCACGCTTGGCCTCGTGCTGCTAACCGGTTGCGGTGGCATCACATCGTTCGGGCAGGCGGCCTTTGTCGGCATCGGCGCTTACGCCACTGCCTATCTCACGACCGCGATAGGCTGGTCGCCGTGGATAGGTCTGTTGGTCGCAATCGCGTTGACGAGCTTTGTCGCGCTCGCGCTCGGATACATTACGCTGCATCTCGGCGGTCACTATCTGCCGCTGACGACGATTGCATGGGGTGTCGCGATCTATCTGAGCTTCGGAAACTTTCAGTTTCTCGGCGCGCATGGCGGCATTGGCGATATCCCGCCGGTGTCGCTATTCGGTTACGCCTTCGATGAGCCGCAGAAGCTCTATTATATCATCTGGGCGTTTTGCGGCGTAGCGTTGATCGCAGCGGCTAACCTTCTGCGATCGCGCCAGGGGCGCGCCATCCGCGCACTGCGTGGCGGCAAGGGCATGTCCGAAAGCCTTGGCATCGACGTGTTCTGGGTGCGATTATGCGTGTTCGTCATCGCGGCAGCGCTCGCCGGTGTTTCCGGCTGGCTGTATGCGCATATGACGCGCTTTGTCAGCCCGGCTCCGTTCGATCTGAAAGCCGGTATCGAGTATCTGTTGATGGCGGTGCTCGGCGGTGCCGGTACGATCAGCGGTGCTCTCGTCGGCGCGGCGGCAGTCGCTCTCGCCAAGAACTGGTTGCAGGATTTGTTGCCGCATATCACGAGCAACAGCGCCAACCTCGAGATTGTGGTATTCGGTTGTCTGTTCATCCTGCTGCTGCACAAGTCGCGTAGCGGTATCGTTCCCCTGGTGCGCCAATATTTGCCGTTCAAGACCGACATGACAGCTCCGCCCGCAAAAGGAAGCGGAGTGAGCCTGCCGGAGATTGCGCCGCCCGGCCGTGGCAGCGTCTTGCTCAACGTGGACGGCATGACCAAGCGGTTCGGCGGCCTCGTCGCCGTCGATAATGTGAGCTTCGAGGTGAAAGCCGGCACGATCACTGCGCTGATCGGCCCAAACGGCGCAGGGAAAAGCACGAGCTTCAATCTCATCACCGGTGCATTGAAGCTCACCGCTGGCCACGTGACATTTGCGGGCCGTGATCTTTCCGGGGTCAAGCCGCATGAAGTCGTGTCGCTTGGCATGGCGCGTACCTTCCAGCATGTGAAACTGCGACCGACCATGACGCTGCTCGAAAACGTAATGCTTGGTTGTTACCAGCGCACGCGATCGGGCTTCATCGCCGGCGCGCTGAAGCTCGATGGTGTCGAGGAACGTGCCGTCTACAATGAGGCGATGCGTGAGCTTGAGCGGGTCGGCCTTGCCGACAAGGCACATGATCTGGCGGGTAATCTCGCTCTCGGGCAGCAGCGCGTGCTGGAAGTGGCGCGCGCCCTTGCAGCCGGTCCGCTGCTGATCATGCTGGATGAGCCCGCGGCCGGTCTGCGGAGCCTTGAGAAGAAGGCGCTGGCCGAATTGCTGCGCGGCCTGCGTGCCGATGGCAAGAGTATCCTGCTTGTCGAGCATGATATGGATTTCGTCATGAGCCTCGCCGATCGTGTGGTCGTGCTGGATTTCGGGAAGAAGCTTGCCGAAGGTGCGCCGGCCGAAATCCAGGCCAATCCAGCCGTGCAGGAAGCCTATCTCGGGAGCATCGAATGA
- a CDS encoding ABC transporter ATP-binding protein produces the protein MNAMLEAKNLSVSYGKLNAVKDVSFAVEEGKIVTIIGPNGAGKTTLLKSLMGQLPATGRIIYRGEDIGDAQVERRVERGVVLVPETRELFTDMVVADNLLLGAYIHRRNGAQVKEDLEKVYTLFPRLRERREQLAGTLSGGERQMLALGRALMGRPKLLMLDEPSLGLAPIIVREIFKIITQLGAQGVTMLLVEQNARAALETADYGYVLESGEVVHQGKASELMRDPKVMATYLGKSAS, from the coding sequence ATGAACGCGATGCTCGAAGCAAAAAACCTGTCGGTCTCCTACGGCAAGCTGAATGCGGTGAAGGATGTCAGCTTCGCCGTTGAGGAGGGAAAAATCGTCACCATCATCGGCCCGAACGGTGCCGGCAAGACGACGCTGCTCAAGTCTCTGATGGGGCAATTGCCGGCAACTGGCCGGATTATCTATCGTGGCGAAGACATCGGTGATGCGCAGGTCGAAAGGCGCGTTGAGCGGGGCGTTGTTCTCGTTCCCGAAACGCGCGAACTGTTCACCGACATGGTGGTGGCGGACAATCTTCTGCTTGGTGCCTACATTCACCGGCGCAACGGCGCGCAGGTGAAAGAGGACCTTGAGAAAGTCTATACGCTGTTTCCACGGCTGCGCGAACGGCGGGAGCAGCTTGCCGGTACGCTATCGGGCGGTGAACGGCAGATGCTGGCGCTCGGTCGTGCGCTGATGGGACGCCCGAAACTTCTGATGCTGGATGAGCCAAGTCTTGGTCTCGCACCGATCATCGTGCGCGAGATCTTCAAGATCATCACACAGCTCGGTGCGCAGGGCGTGACGATGTTGCTGGTCGAGCAGAATGCGCGTGCTGCGCTGGAAACCGCCGATTACGGCTATGTGCTGGAGTCGGGTGAGGTCGTGCATCAAGGCAAGGCATCCGAGCTGATGCGGGACCCGAAGGTGATGGCAACCTATCTCGGCAAAAGCGCGTCGTAA
- a CDS encoding acyl-CoA dehydrogenase family protein, producing the protein MDFSFSEEQILLRDSVRKLMERVATPEYVAKLDRERAYPHELFEAWTAAGLFGLPFSEDLGGADGNVLDLALVSEEIGRTSADLVMAYAGALFCGLTVARKGSDEQKKAWIPRLINGEIKFSIGISEPDAGSDVGAIRTSARKDGKDWVLNGRKVWQSGAGAKDNVICLYARTDTNAHYRQGMSLFLIENGRPGISMRKLDMLGRYCMGTYEVTLEDVRVPEDQIIGGVNNGWDALLSGLQTERITVAACDVGSAQGVVDLALNYAKERKQFGRPIGHFQSIAHMLADMQTEVEAARSLMYRAAWMVDAGHNAMNEINMAKLFASEVYVKVANMGMQVYGGYGYSMEYPMQRHYRDSRIATVVAGTSQVMRNMIAGGMGLRPQ; encoded by the coding sequence GTGGATTTTTCTTTCTCCGAAGAGCAGATTCTTTTGCGCGACAGCGTCCGCAAATTGATGGAGCGGGTCGCAACGCCGGAGTATGTGGCCAAGCTGGATCGTGAGCGCGCCTATCCGCATGAATTGTTCGAGGCGTGGACCGCGGCCGGTCTCTTCGGGCTTCCCTTCTCCGAAGACCTCGGCGGCGCTGACGGCAACGTGCTCGATCTTGCGCTGGTGTCGGAAGAGATTGGCCGCACCAGTGCCGACCTCGTGATGGCCTATGCGGGCGCGCTCTTCTGCGGACTGACGGTGGCGCGCAAAGGCTCCGACGAACAGAAGAAGGCATGGATCCCGCGACTGATCAACGGCGAGATCAAGTTTTCGATTGGAATTTCGGAGCCCGACGCTGGCTCCGATGTTGGCGCGATCCGCACGTCGGCGCGTAAGGATGGGAAGGACTGGGTGCTCAACGGGCGCAAGGTCTGGCAATCCGGTGCGGGCGCAAAGGATAACGTCATCTGTCTCTATGCGCGTACCGATACAAACGCGCATTACCGGCAGGGGATGTCACTCTTCCTGATTGAGAACGGCCGGCCCGGCATCTCGATGCGTAAACTCGACATGCTGGGCCGCTATTGCATGGGCACCTACGAGGTCACGTTGGAAGATGTCCGCGTGCCCGAAGACCAGATTATTGGCGGCGTGAACAACGGCTGGGATGCTCTCCTGTCCGGCTTGCAAACCGAGCGGATTACGGTCGCGGCTTGCGATGTCGGCAGCGCGCAGGGCGTGGTTGATCTCGCGCTAAATTATGCGAAGGAGCGCAAGCAGTTCGGCCGTCCGATCGGTCATTTCCAGTCGATCGCGCATATGCTGGCAGACATGCAGACCGAAGTGGAGGCCGCGCGCTCGCTCATGTATCGCGCTGCGTGGATGGTTGATGCCGGGCACAACGCCATGAACGAGATCAACATGGCGAAGCTGTTCGCCTCCGAAGTCTATGTCAAGGTCGCTAACATGGGCATGCAGGTCTACGGCGGCTACGGCTACAGCATGGAATATCCGATGCAGCGGCACTATCGGGATTCGCGGATTGCGACCGTCGTCGCCGGTACATCGCAGGTCATGCGCAACATGATTGCCGGCGGGATGGGGTTGAGGCCGCAATAA
- a CDS encoding FAD-dependent monooxygenase, which produces MRIVIIGAGPAGLYLSLLLKRSGLSVEVTVVEQNAPDSTFGFGVVFGENALEFLKEDDPEIFGAITPELEIWNDIAVVHRGVRVPIDGIGFSAIGRLHLLQLLQQQARAEGITIHFNRQVSDLSEFADADLIVGADGVSSLVRRSDETAFGTKLSYLTNRFAWFGTTKVFDVLTQTFIETPSGAITAHHYRYSPTMSTFLVECNEKTFFDSGFDRMSEDETRKTLQQHFAETLDGHPLISNRSIWRQFPVIRNEHWSSGNKVILGDALHTAHFSIGSGTRLAIEDAIALARAIRAHPRDVREALAAYEAQRKPILAKLVTAANNSAAWYENFSNHMALAPYDFAMSYLSRTGRMDIERIRKVASKFVAEYERQTKGAA; this is translated from the coding sequence ATGCGGATTGTCATCATCGGGGCAGGCCCAGCCGGGCTCTATCTTTCACTGCTGCTCAAGCGTAGCGGCTTGTCCGTGGAAGTGACTGTCGTCGAGCAGAATGCACCGGATTCGACATTTGGGTTTGGTGTCGTATTCGGCGAGAACGCGCTCGAGTTTCTGAAGGAAGACGATCCGGAGATTTTTGGCGCCATCACGCCGGAACTGGAGATTTGGAATGATATAGCCGTCGTCCACCGCGGTGTAAGGGTGCCCATCGACGGCATCGGTTTCAGTGCCATAGGGCGGCTTCACCTTCTCCAGCTTTTGCAGCAACAGGCGCGTGCCGAAGGGATTACCATCCACTTCAACCGTCAGGTCTCCGACCTTTCGGAATTCGCCGATGCCGATCTGATTGTCGGCGCCGATGGCGTGAGTTCGCTGGTGCGGCGCTCTGATGAGACGGCGTTTGGGACCAAACTGTCCTACCTGACGAACCGGTTCGCCTGGTTCGGCACCACCAAAGTGTTCGACGTCCTGACGCAAACCTTTATCGAAACGCCATCGGGCGCCATCACCGCGCACCATTACCGCTACTCTCCTACGATGAGCACATTCCTCGTCGAGTGCAACGAGAAGACGTTCTTCGACAGCGGTTTCGACCGCATGAGCGAGGATGAGACACGCAAAACTCTACAGCAGCACTTTGCAGAGACGCTGGACGGCCATCCGCTGATCTCGAACCGGTCAATCTGGCGGCAATTCCCGGTCATCAGGAACGAGCATTGGTCTTCCGGCAACAAGGTGATCCTCGGCGATGCGCTACACACGGCGCATTTCTCGATCGGATCGGGAACGCGGCTGGCGATCGAGGATGCGATTGCTCTGGCCCGCGCCATCCGCGCTCATCCCCGAGATGTTCGCGAGGCCCTTGCGGCTTATGAGGCGCAGCGCAAGCCGATCCTCGCCAAGCTGGTCACGGCCGCCAACAACAGCGCGGCTTGGTACGAGAATTTCAGCAACCACATGGCGCTGGCGCCCTACGATTTCGCGATGTCCTATCTCTCGCGCACCGGCCGCATGGATATCGAGCGTATCCGCAAGGTCGCGTCGAAATTCGTTGCCGAATACGAACGGCAGACGAAGGGCGCGGCGTAG
- a CDS encoding crotonase/enoyl-CoA hydratase family protein, translating to MGMNWGKLNVELPPSLRAERRDDIVILRLSRPEKRNAIGGEMLLGIRLFFSNLADDVKGVVICGEGDNFSAGLDLSELSEKDAAEGAMLSREWHEAFHHVQYSRAPVVAVLHGAVIGAGLELASCAHIRVAEPSTYYGLPEGQRGIFLGGGGSMRLSRLIGVPRVFDLMMTGRTLNAQDGYLFGFAQYLVGEGQGLAKGIELSRRIATNAPLSNYAIIQALPRIAEMGPEEGLFTEAMVSGVVQSSTDAKERLRAFFEKRAAKVTRPDV from the coding sequence ATGGGGATGAACTGGGGCAAGCTGAACGTCGAGTTGCCGCCATCTCTACGTGCGGAGCGGCGTGACGACATCGTCATTTTGCGCTTGTCGCGACCGGAAAAGCGGAATGCGATCGGTGGCGAAATGCTGCTCGGCATCCGTTTATTCTTTTCCAATCTCGCCGACGATGTGAAGGGCGTGGTGATCTGTGGTGAGGGCGACAATTTTTCCGCCGGTCTCGATCTGTCCGAATTGTCGGAGAAGGATGCTGCGGAAGGCGCGATGCTGTCGCGCGAATGGCACGAAGCGTTCCATCACGTGCAGTATTCGCGCGCGCCTGTGGTTGCGGTGCTGCATGGCGCAGTGATCGGTGCCGGGCTTGAACTGGCGAGTTGTGCGCATATCCGTGTGGCAGAGCCGTCGACGTATTACGGCCTGCCAGAAGGCCAGCGCGGCATTTTCCTCGGTGGTGGTGGTTCGATGCGGCTGTCGCGATTGATCGGCGTGCCGCGTGTGTTCGATCTGATGATGACTGGCCGCACGCTGAACGCGCAGGACGGCTATCTGTTCGGCTTTGCGCAGTATCTGGTCGGGGAGGGCCAGGGACTGGCGAAAGGCATCGAATTGTCCAGGCGCATCGCCACCAATGCACCGCTGAGCAATTACGCGATTATCCAGGCGTTGCCCCGCATTGCCGAGATGGGACCGGAAGAAGGCCTGTTCACCGAGGCGATGGTATCAGGCGTTGTGCAGAGCTCAACCGATGCGAAAGAACGGTTGCGTGCCTTTTTCGAAAAACGGGCCGCGAAGGTGACGAGGCCCGACGTCTGA
- a CDS encoding class I adenylate-forming enzyme family protein: protein MSALRSLVIGDVYRLNAERFGEKPAFVMPDGRVRSFAELYERVIRLNNALLDRGLKPGDRVGILSRNRIEYVEGYGVSASGLIALPLNWRLAPRELQIVLENAEPAALIVDQSFTPVIDAIREALPFVQHFIGFDAPPGSWLGYEALLAGASPTPIEALISPDDTACLLYTSGTTGIPKGAELTHRGLLLNCEAAITEMFGFSDVDVTLAPMPFFHVGGMWYHLFPSFAAGCTTIIMPQFDPQGALELMARHRVTNTHLVPTMIHTLLEQPNIATFDLSGLRLMFYAASSMPTETLKRATATFACNFAQGYGSTEAGMVTCLTPGDHRLARAGRENLLLACGRTLDAVTLRLAPLDNAEDEDIGEILVRSPMTMARYWRNPEFTAQIMQDGWLHTGDLGRIDDEDYLSILDRKSDMIVTGGENVYPREVEDVLLQDVDIAEVAVFDLPDPRWVQKVVAAVVLRSEGAAADMLLSRARQKLAGYKCPKHIFITESLPKNAAGKVLRKVLRDTYRLKETADV from the coding sequence ATGAGCGCACTCCGCTCTCTGGTGATTGGTGATGTTTATCGGCTGAATGCCGAACGGTTCGGCGAAAAGCCCGCTTTCGTCATGCCGGATGGACGCGTGCGCTCGTTCGCGGAGCTCTATGAACGCGTCATACGCCTCAACAATGCTTTGCTGGATCGCGGTCTGAAGCCGGGTGATCGCGTCGGCATCCTGTCGCGCAACCGCATTGAGTATGTCGAGGGCTATGGCGTTTCGGCGAGCGGATTGATTGCGTTGCCTTTAAACTGGCGATTGGCGCCGCGCGAATTGCAGATTGTGCTGGAGAACGCGGAGCCTGCCGCCCTGATCGTCGATCAGTCGTTCACTCCAGTGATCGACGCAATTCGCGAGGCGCTTCCTTTCGTGCAGCATTTCATAGGCTTCGATGCGCCGCCGGGCAGCTGGCTCGGTTACGAAGCGCTGCTTGCCGGTGCATCGCCAACGCCGATCGAAGCACTGATTTCACCTGACGATACGGCGTGCCTCCTCTACACCAGCGGCACGACCGGTATCCCGAAAGGTGCCGAACTGACCCATCGCGGTCTGCTGCTGAATTGCGAAGCTGCGATCACTGAGATGTTTGGCTTTTCCGATGTCGACGTGACGCTGGCGCCGATGCCGTTTTTTCATGTCGGCGGCATGTGGTATCATCTGTTTCCGAGTTTCGCTGCCGGCTGCACCACGATCATCATGCCGCAATTCGACCCACAGGGCGCACTGGAATTGATGGCGCGACATCGTGTCACCAATACGCATCTCGTACCGACGATGATCCACACGCTGCTGGAACAGCCAAATATTGCCACGTTCGATCTCTCGGGCTTGCGCCTGATGTTCTATGCTGCGTCGTCCATGCCGACGGAAACATTGAAGCGGGCGACGGCAACTTTTGCCTGCAATTTTGCGCAAGGGTATGGCTCGACCGAGGCCGGTATGGTGACCTGCCTGACACCGGGTGATCATCGCCTTGCCCGAGCAGGGCGCGAAAACTTGCTGCTCGCCTGCGGGAGGACATTGGACGCTGTTACATTGCGTCTTGCGCCGCTCGACAATGCCGAGGATGAGGACATCGGCGAAATTCTCGTTCGCAGCCCGATGACCATGGCCCGCTACTGGCGTAATCCCGAATTCACCGCGCAGATCATGCAGGATGGCTGGCTACATACGGGCGATCTCGGCCGCATCGATGATGAGGATTATCTCTCTATTCTTGACCGTAAGAGCGACATGATCGTCACCGGTGGTGAGAATGTCTATCCGCGTGAAGTTGAAGACGTCTTGCTGCAGGACGTCGACATCGCCGAGGTTGCCGTGTTCGATCTACCGGACCCGCGCTGGGTGCAAAAAGTCGTCGCTGCGGTCGTGCTCAGGAGCGAAGGCGCGGCGGCGGATATGCTCCTGTCGCGCGCGCGGCAAAAGCTGGCGGGCTACAAATGCCCAAAGCATATTTTTATTACGGAAAGTCTGCCGAAAAATGCGGCTGGGAAGGTGCTTCGCAAGGTCCTGCGGGACACATATCGTTTGAAAGAAACGGCCGACGTCTAG
- a CDS encoding 3-keto-5-aminohexanoate cleavage protein, translating into METPKVIVTIAPTGGMASKKQNPNIPTQPQEIADDVYRCYNAGASLVAVHARRPDDEATCNPEIYRTINKLIRDKCDIILNNSTGGGINGDMVRKAENGYYEIIWEERLKGMEAGAEMCTLDPTTINATFEGREILMNTSPSRCKFLAAEMQKRGIKPEWEVFSPTHLIQDVQACLDAGLDTKPYFVNFVLNANKGFQGAMPYTPKVLQQMVELMPEGAIFNVSAIGIAQLNAAVQSLLLGGHVRVGLEDNLYYSRGRLAKNVELVERVVRIIREFGMEPATPAEARTIIGLPQLSQRKGAA; encoded by the coding sequence ATGGAAACGCCGAAAGTCATCGTCACCATCGCGCCGACCGGTGGTATGGCCAGCAAAAAGCAAAACCCAAACATCCCGACGCAGCCGCAGGAAATCGCCGACGACGTGTATCGCTGCTACAATGCCGGCGCCAGCCTGGTCGCGGTGCATGCGCGACGGCCCGACGACGAAGCGACCTGCAATCCGGAAATATATCGGACGATCAACAAGCTGATCCGCGATAAATGCGACATCATCCTCAACAACTCCACCGGCGGCGGCATCAATGGCGACATGGTGCGCAAGGCGGAGAATGGCTATTACGAGATCATCTGGGAGGAGCGCCTGAAAGGCATGGAAGCTGGCGCGGAGATGTGCACGCTCGACCCGACAACGATCAATGCGACCTTTGAAGGCCGCGAAATCCTGATGAATACCTCGCCGTCGCGCTGCAAATTCCTTGCGGCCGAGATGCAGAAGCGTGGCATCAAACCGGAATGGGAAGTGTTTTCGCCCACCCACCTGATCCAGGACGTGCAGGCGTGCCTCGATGCAGGGCTTGATACCAAGCCTTATTTCGTCAACTTCGTACTGAATGCCAATAAGGGATTCCAGGGCGCGATGCCCTATACGCCCAAGGTGCTGCAGCAAATGGTCGAGTTGATGCCGGAGGGCGCGATTTTCAACGTCAGCGCCATCGGCATCGCGCAGCTCAATGCCGCGGTGCAGTCGCTTTTGCTTGGCGGCCACGTCCGGGTGGGTCTTGAAGACAACCTCTATTATTCGCGTGGTCGGCTCGCAAAGAATGTCGAACTGGTCGAGCGTGTGGTCCGCATTATCCGCGAATTCGGTATGGAGCCGGCGACGCCTGCGGAGGCTCGGACGATCATTGGCCTGCCGCAGCTGTCGCAGCGCAAGGGCGCAGCGTAG
- the soxA gene encoding sulfur oxidation c-type cytochrome SoxA, which yields MNGRLLAASVVAGLLVFAAALSAAEIPLDQRRSSYEDMSRDNKAMQDDDTTNPAMLFVLDGEALWNAKAGASGKSCADCHGDAATSMKGVAARYPAFDGGNGQPVNLEQRINISREQDQKSPPLAYESRELLALTAYIAMQSRGEPIAQFDDPRLKPFLEKGSAMFHQRQGQLNLSCAQCHDDNWGKSLAGNIIPQAHPTGYPIYRLEWQNLGSLQRRLRNCMTGIRAEPYPLGAPEYVDLELFLMWRARGMTMDAPGVRP from the coding sequence ATGAACGGACGATTATTGGCGGCAAGTGTTGTTGCGGGCCTGCTCGTGTTTGCAGCGGCGTTGTCGGCCGCCGAGATCCCACTGGACCAGCGCCGTTCGTCCTATGAAGACATGAGCCGCGACAACAAGGCAATGCAGGACGACGACACTACCAACCCGGCCATGCTGTTCGTGCTGGATGGCGAAGCGTTATGGAATGCCAAGGCCGGCGCATCCGGCAAGTCCTGTGCCGATTGTCATGGCGATGCCGCCACCAGCATGAAAGGTGTCGCGGCGCGCTATCCCGCTTTCGACGGCGGCAACGGCCAGCCGGTGAATCTGGAACAGCGCATCAACATATCGCGCGAACAGGATCAGAAATCACCGCCACTGGCTTACGAAAGCCGAGAGTTACTGGCACTGACAGCCTATATCGCCATGCAATCGCGTGGCGAACCGATCGCGCAATTCGACGACCCGCGGCTCAAGCCTTTCCTTGAAAAAGGCAGCGCGATGTTTCACCAGCGCCAGGGTCAGCTCAATCTGTCATGCGCGCAATGCCATGACGACAACTGGGGCAAGAGCCTCGCTGGCAATATCATCCCGCAGGCGCATCCGACCGGTTATCCGATCTACCGTCTGGAATGGCAGAATCTCGGTTCGTTGCAGCGGCGGCTTCGCAACTGCATGACCGGCATTCGCGCCGAGCCCTATCCGCTCGGCGCGCCCGAATATGTGGACCTCGAGCTGTTCCTGATGTGGCGTGCGCGCGGAATGACAATGGACGCACCCGGCGTGCGGCCCTGA
- the soxZ gene encoding thiosulfate oxidation carrier complex protein SoxZ has protein sequence MAARTLVNVPPKAKRGDVIQIRTLISHIMENGFRHNNMGQPIPRDIITSFVCTYNGETIFDATLYPAISANPFLTFHTVAIESGTINFKWTGDNGFTQEASAKIMVE, from the coding sequence ATGGCTGCACGCACACTCGTCAATGTCCCACCGAAAGCCAAGCGCGGCGATGTGATCCAGATCCGCACACTGATCTCGCACATCATGGAGAACGGCTTCCGCCACAACAATATGGGCCAACCGATCCCGCGCGACATCATCACATCGTTCGTCTGCACCTATAACGGCGAGACGATCTTCGACGCGACGCTGTATCCGGCGATTTCCGCAAATCCGTTTCTGACATTTCATACCGTCGCGATCGAGAGCGGCACCATCAACTTTAAATGGACCGGCGACAACGGCTTCACACAGGAAGCCTCGGCCAAGATCATGGTCGAATGA
- a CDS encoding SoxY-related AACIE arm protein codes for MLDKSPVVKATRRTFLAGAGALMIVRPAGATPQSMAAAIRQVAGEAEIKTGRIQLELPPLVENGNSVATTVRVESPMTASDYVKAIHIFTEKNPQPNVISVKLGPRSGKAEFQTRIRLADTQRVVAVCEMSDGSFWSDKVDVILTLSACLEDPV; via the coding sequence ATGCTGGACAAATCTCCCGTTGTCAAAGCAACGCGCCGCACTTTCCTGGCCGGTGCCGGCGCGCTGATGATCGTGCGACCGGCCGGCGCAACACCGCAGTCCATGGCCGCCGCAATCCGTCAAGTCGCAGGCGAAGCCGAGATCAAGACTGGCAGGATCCAGCTCGAGCTGCCGCCACTGGTCGAGAATGGCAATTCGGTGGCGACGACCGTCAGGGTCGAGAGCCCGATGACGGCGAGCGATTATGTGAAAGCGATCCACATCTTCACTGAAAAGAATCCACAACCGAACGTCATCAGCGTCAAGCTCGGACCACGCTCCGGCAAGGCCGAGTTTCAAACCCGCATCCGCCTCGCCGACACGCAACGGGTCGTCGCCGTCTGCGAAATGTCGGATGGATCATTCTGGTCCGACAAGGTCGATGTGATCCTGACGCTCAGCGCCTGCCTGGAGGACCCGGTCTGA
- the soxX gene encoding sulfur oxidation c-type cytochrome SoxX has protein sequence MKRVAFAFAILAIGCMPSEARSLLTYDIVGDAIPTSLTGTPGDPVRGRAIVVKRESTCLLCHSGPFPDQRFQGNLSPDLTGAGARWSEGELRLRMVDASHLNPDTIMPSFYKTDGLTRVAPNLRGKPVLTAEEIEDVVAFLTTLKDE, from the coding sequence ATGAAGCGCGTGGCATTCGCATTCGCTATCCTTGCGATTGGTTGCATGCCCAGTGAGGCAAGATCGCTGCTGACATACGATATCGTCGGCGATGCGATTCCGACATCGCTCACCGGAACGCCCGGCGATCCTGTGCGCGGCCGCGCGATCGTCGTAAAGCGCGAGTCGACGTGCCTGCTCTGCCATTCCGGCCCGTTTCCCGACCAACGCTTTCAGGGGAACCTTTCGCCCGATCTGACCGGTGCTGGCGCACGCTGGTCGGAGGGAGAATTGCGGCTGCGCATGGTCGACGCGTCGCATCTGAACCCCGACACGATCATGCCCTCGTTCTACAAAACCGATGGTCTGACGCGCGTCGCACCGAACCTTCGCGGCAAACCAGTGTTGACCGCTGAGGAGATCGAAGACGTCGTCGCCTTTCTGACCACGCTGAAGGATGAGTGA